Proteins encoded together in one uncultured Desulfosarcina sp. window:
- the cydB gene encoding cytochrome d ubiquinol oxidase subunit II translates to MLLQSVWFFLWGLLWAVFFMTDGFDLGIGTLYPFLGKSERDKHMMIHAMGPLWDGNEVWLVTAGGVTFAAFPLVYAVMFSSLYSALMLILFALILRGVSFEFRNKVDSPAWKKVWDTCIFVGSFLPALLFGVAFANIFQGIPFDGEGVYQGTLLTLLNPYGLLGGVLFLCLFLVHGALWLAIRADGDLAERAGSLAGKLWPVLTGVAVVFLVATYIFTPLYNNYLATPALFLVPLIAVAALVGIRYFLMKKAFFMAWAASAATIVACTFFGVIGLFPNLFPSSLDAEYSLTAYNASSSPLTLKIMLIVVLLFIPVVLAYQVWAYKLFSVKVTDGDLAHEEMY, encoded by the coding sequence ATGCTATTACAATCCGTATGGTTTTTTCTCTGGGGCCTGCTCTGGGCCGTCTTTTTCATGACCGACGGTTTCGACCTGGGAATCGGCACCTTGTATCCGTTCCTGGGCAAATCGGAACGCGACAAGCACATGATGATCCACGCCATGGGACCGCTGTGGGACGGAAACGAGGTCTGGCTGGTCACCGCCGGAGGCGTCACCTTTGCCGCTTTTCCGCTGGTTTACGCGGTGATGTTCTCATCCCTCTACTCGGCGCTGATGTTGATCCTCTTCGCGTTGATCCTGCGCGGCGTCTCCTTCGAATTTCGCAATAAAGTGGACAGCCCCGCCTGGAAAAAAGTATGGGACACCTGCATTTTCGTGGGCAGCTTTCTGCCGGCCTTGCTGTTCGGCGTGGCCTTTGCCAACATCTTCCAGGGAATCCCCTTCGATGGGGAAGGCGTCTACCAGGGAACCTTGCTGACCCTGCTCAATCCTTACGGTTTGCTGGGCGGCGTTTTGTTTCTCTGTCTTTTTCTGGTCCACGGCGCTCTCTGGCTGGCCATCCGCGCCGACGGCGACCTGGCTGAAAGGGCCGGCAGCCTGGCCGGAAAATTGTGGCCCGTGCTCACCGGCGTGGCCGTCGTCTTTCTGGTGGCAACCTACATCTTCACGCCGCTGTACAACAACTACCTGGCCACCCCGGCCCTGTTCCTGGTGCCGCTCATTGCCGTTGCCGCCCTTGTGGGCATCAGATACTTCCTCATGAAAAAAGCCTTTTTCATGGCCTGGGCCGCTTCCGCCGCCACCATCGTTGCCTGCACTTTTTTCGGCGTCATCGGGCTGTTCCCCAACCTGTTTCCCTCCAGCCTGGATGCAGAATACAGCCTGACGGCGTATAATGCTTCGTCCAGCCCCCTGACCCTGAAGATCATGCTCATCGTGGTGCTGCTCTTCATTCCGGTCGTGCTGGCCTACCAGGTCTGGGCGTATAAACTGTTCAGCGTCAAGGTGACCGACGGCGATTTGGCCCACGAGGAAATGTATTGA
- a CDS encoding cytochrome ubiquinol oxidase subunit I has protein sequence MDVVMLSRLQFAAATMFHFLFVPLTLGLSVMVAYMETRYVQTNDETYLRMTKFWGKLFLINFALGVVTGITLEFQFGTNWSRYSAYVGDIFGSLLAIEASLAFFLESTFIGIWIFGWKKLSKKAHATVMWLVAAAGNVSAVWILLANGWMQHPVGYTIRDGRAELTDFLAVVTNKFGLLEIVHTIPSAFILSAFFIMGISAWHLLKKQHIEFFTRSFNIGLVVGLIASIVVVITGDLHAVHVTETQPSKLAAMESHWETQAQAPIVLFAIPDEANERNTIEIGSIPGVLSFLGHHDFNATVTGLKDIPRDERPPVLLTFVSFRTMVALGTLFPLLTIIGFVLRKRLVEARWYLWIMLFAIPLPYIANEMGWILAEVGRQPWIVYGLLKTADAASPVASSQVMTTLAGFILVYGLLGIAGFYLIANFARKGPQPAADDA, from the coding sequence ATGGACGTTGTCATGTTATCCAGGCTCCAATTTGCCGCCGCCACCATGTTTCACTTCCTGTTCGTCCCCCTCACCCTGGGACTGTCGGTGATGGTGGCATACATGGAGACCCGTTATGTGCAGACCAATGACGAAACCTATTTGCGCATGACGAAGTTCTGGGGCAAGTTATTTCTGATCAACTTTGCCCTGGGCGTGGTCACCGGCATCACCCTGGAATTTCAGTTCGGCACCAACTGGTCCCGTTATTCGGCCTATGTGGGTGACATTTTCGGGTCGCTGCTGGCCATCGAGGCCTCCCTGGCATTTTTCCTGGAATCGACCTTTATCGGCATCTGGATCTTCGGCTGGAAAAAGCTGTCCAAGAAGGCTCACGCCACGGTGATGTGGCTGGTGGCCGCAGCCGGCAACGTCTCGGCGGTCTGGATTCTTCTGGCCAACGGGTGGATGCAGCATCCCGTGGGCTACACCATCCGCGACGGCCGTGCGGAGTTGACCGACTTTCTGGCCGTGGTAACCAATAAATTCGGTTTGCTCGAGATCGTCCATACCATTCCCTCGGCCTTTATTCTCAGCGCTTTTTTCATCATGGGCATCAGTGCCTGGCACCTTTTGAAAAAGCAGCACATCGAATTTTTCACCCGCTCTTTCAACATCGGCCTCGTGGTGGGGTTGATCGCATCCATCGTGGTCGTCATCACCGGCGACCTGCATGCCGTGCATGTGACCGAAACCCAGCCGTCCAAACTGGCCGCCATGGAATCCCATTGGGAAACCCAGGCCCAGGCTCCCATTGTCCTGTTTGCCATCCCCGACGAAGCCAATGAACGCAACACCATAGAGATCGGCAGCATTCCCGGTGTATTGAGTTTTCTCGGGCATCACGATTTCAATGCAACGGTAACCGGCCTGAAAGACATCCCCAGGGACGAACGTCCGCCGGTGCTGTTGACCTTCGTCTCCTTTAGAACCATGGTTGCTTTGGGAACCCTTTTCCCGTTGCTCACCATCATTGGTTTCGTTCTCAGAAAACGACTGGTTGAAGCCCGCTGGTATCTTTGGATCATGCTGTTTGCCATCCCTTTGCCCTACATCGCCAATGAAATGGGATGGATTCTGGCCGAAGTCGGCCGCCAGCCGTGGATCGTCTATGGTCTGCTCAAAACCGCCGATGCAGCGTCACCGGTTGCAAGTTCTCAAGTCATGACCACCTTGGCAGGATTCATTCTGGTTTACGGCCTGCTCGGCATTGCGGGATTCTACCTGATTGCCAATTTTGCCAGGAAAGGCCCTCAACCGGCAGCCGATGATGCCTGA
- a CDS encoding flavodoxin domain-containing protein, whose amino-acid sequence MAKALIVYATRTGETEKIANLIAEGIRFSGHEAEIKKVTDVKKEDDLKGFDAVVLGSPTYHGEMVQGMKTLLFMAEKSELDGKIGGAFGAFGWSGEAPDRIFDTMKNIYQMNMVSAPLRLKAAGLGGGMKMAQDYGREIAGKFA is encoded by the coding sequence ATGGCCAAAGCACTCATCGTGTATGCAACCCGCACCGGTGAAACCGAAAAAATCGCCAATCTCATCGCCGAAGGGATTCGGTTCTCCGGTCATGAAGCGGAAATCAAGAAGGTTACCGACGTGAAAAAGGAGGACGATCTGAAAGGGTTCGATGCCGTGGTATTGGGCTCTCCGACATATCACGGCGAGATGGTTCAAGGCATGAAAACGCTGCTTTTCATGGCCGAGAAATCCGAGTTGGACGGCAAAATCGGCGGTGCATTCGGCGCATTCGGCTGGAGTGGCGAAGCCCCGGACCGGATCTTCGACACCATGAAAAACATCTACCAGATGAACATGGTCAGTGCTCCGCTGCGACTCAAAGCGGCCGGTCTGGGCGGCGGTATGAAAATGGCTCAGGACTACGGCCGGGAAATCGCTGGAAAATTCGCTTGA
- a CDS encoding rubredoxin-like domain-containing protein has protein sequence MANWKCGNCGYELVADQPPEKCPSCKEKCEFLDNTCYTPDCQYEGKDPRIK, from the coding sequence ATGGCGAACTGGAAATGCGGCAATTGCGGCTATGAACTGGTGGCCGATCAGCCACCGGAAAAATGCCCGTCCTGCAAGGAAAAATGCGAATTTCTGGACAACACCTGTTACACCCCCGATTGTCAATATGAAGGCAAAGACCCCCGCATAAAATAG
- a CDS encoding desulfoferrodoxin — protein sequence MAERFEIYKCDVCGNIVEVLAGGAGELVCCGQPMKKLTENTVDAAKEKHVPVIEKIDGGYKVKVGSVPHPMEEKHFIQWIELIADGKSYLQFLEPGQTPEAVFMIDAASVSAREYCNLHGLWKA from the coding sequence ATGGCGGAAAGATTTGAAATCTATAAATGCGATGTTTGCGGAAATATCGTTGAGGTCCTGGCTGGCGGCGCCGGTGAACTGGTCTGCTGCGGGCAGCCCATGAAAAAGTTGACCGAAAACACGGTCGACGCAGCCAAGGAGAAACACGTACCGGTTATCGAAAAAATCGATGGCGGATACAAGGTCAAGGTCGGCAGCGTTCCCCATCCCATGGAAGAAAAGCATTTCATTCAATGGATCGAACTCATTGCCGATGGCAAATCCTATCTTCAGTTTCTTGAACCGGGGCAGACCCCCGAGGCGGTTTTCATGATTGATGCGGCATCGGTTTCCGCCCGGGAGTACTGCAACCTGCATGGTTTGTGGAAAGCCTAA
- a CDS encoding rubrerythrin, which translates to MASIKGTQTEKNILTAFSGESQARNRYTYFSKQARKEGFVQISDIFEETANQEKEHAKRLFKLLEGGEVEITGAFPAGVIGTTTENLAEAAGGENYEWTTMYPGFAKVAREEGFDHIAYIFEAIAVAEKQHEKRYLDLKANIEAGRVFKRDESVTWRCRNCGYLHVGTEAPEVCPACAHPQAHFELLGENW; encoded by the coding sequence GTGGCAAGTATCAAAGGAACCCAGACGGAAAAGAACATTTTGACGGCATTCAGCGGAGAATCCCAGGCGCGGAACCGCTACACCTACTTTTCCAAACAGGCCAGGAAAGAAGGCTTCGTTCAGATCTCGGACATTTTCGAAGAGACCGCCAACCAGGAGAAAGAGCATGCCAAACGCCTGTTCAAGCTGCTGGAGGGGGGCGAAGTGGAAATCACCGGCGCCTTTCCGGCCGGGGTGATCGGCACCACCACGGAGAATCTGGCCGAGGCGGCCGGCGGCGAGAACTACGAATGGACCACCATGTATCCGGGCTTCGCCAAAGTGGCCCGGGAAGAAGGATTCGATCACATCGCGTACATCTTCGAGGCCATCGCCGTAGCCGAGAAGCAGCACGAGAAGCGCTACCTGGACCTGAAGGCCAACATTGAGGCCGGTCGGGTGTTCAAGCGCGACGAAAGCGTGACCTGGCGCTGCCGCAACTGCGGGTACCTGCACGTAGGCACCGAGGCTCCCGAGGTGTGCCCGGCCTGCGCCCACCCCCAGGCCCATTTCGAACTTCTGGGAGAAAACTGGTAG
- a CDS encoding peroxiredoxin, whose product MNGNRRGLVLPIAVALIAVLAMYGSCLGRSTAMEGMLYDPGPLKPVDSELTVKVGDPAPPFTLPSLKGEPITLRQYLGRRNVILSFVPAAWTPVCSDQWPGYNIARDLFEQYDAIILGITVDNLPTLFAWTRQMGDLWFPVLSDFWPHGETARHYGVLRSDGTAERALFIVDKTGIIRFILVSDINRRPDLGAIVNALKAIHSAGSE is encoded by the coding sequence ATGAATGGAAACAGACGTGGTCTTGTCTTGCCCATCGCCGTGGCCCTGATAGCGGTCTTAGCCATGTATGGCTCCTGTCTGGGCAGGAGTACAGCCATGGAGGGTATGCTGTACGACCCCGGGCCACTGAAACCGGTGGACAGCGAACTGACCGTCAAGGTCGGTGACCCGGCGCCCCCTTTTACCCTGCCGTCCCTTAAGGGAGAACCCATCACCCTTAGGCAATACCTGGGACGTCGCAACGTGATTCTCTCTTTCGTTCCGGCGGCCTGGACGCCGGTCTGCTCCGACCAATGGCCCGGTTACAACATTGCCAGAGACCTGTTCGAACAATACGATGCCATCATACTGGGAATTACGGTGGACAACCTGCCGACCCTTTTTGCCTGGACCCGCCAGATGGGAGATCTATGGTTCCCCGTGCTGTCCGATTTCTGGCCCCATGGAGAAACGGCCCGGCACTACGGCGTGCTTCGTTCAGACGGAACCGCGGAGCGGGCCCTGTTCATCGTTGACAAAACAGGGATCATCCGGTTCATCCTGGTTTCCGACATCAACCGACGCCCTGATCTGGGAGCCATCGTAAACGCATTGAAAGCGATCCATTCCGCCGGCAGTGAATAG
- a CDS encoding TlpA disulfide reductase family protein, protein MKIRSPWWLVVLCFLTIPAVASAGKAPAVGDQLENLRLPTPESTDTRTYLGLPPGESFPVTAITGKILVIEIFSMYCPHCQREAPAVNRLYQAIQDSGTLRDRVRMIGIGVGNSTFEINHFRKHYSIPFPLFPDEDFSVHKAIGEVRTPFFIIIALGPDGKGRILWTKSGSMGELETFMARLNDLARDGEP, encoded by the coding sequence ATGAAAATCCGTTCTCCATGGTGGCTGGTCGTTTTGTGCTTTCTGACAATACCCGCCGTCGCCTCGGCTGGAAAAGCACCAGCCGTTGGCGACCAACTGGAAAATTTGCGCCTGCCCACGCCCGAGTCGACGGACACGCGCACCTACCTTGGTCTGCCCCCGGGTGAGTCCTTTCCGGTAACCGCCATCACCGGGAAAATACTGGTCATCGAAATTTTCAGCATGTACTGCCCCCATTGCCAGCGCGAAGCACCGGCGGTTAATCGCCTTTATCAGGCCATTCAGGACTCCGGCACCCTGCGGGACCGGGTCAGGATGATCGGCATCGGCGTCGGCAACTCTACATTTGAAATCAACCATTTTCGCAAACACTATTCGATCCCGTTCCCCCTGTTTCCCGATGAAGATTTTAGCGTCCACAAAGCTATCGGCGAAGTACGCACCCCGTTTTTCATTATTATCGCACTGGGTCCTGACGGCAAGGGCCGAATCCTGTGGACAAAATCCGGCAGCATGGGAGAATTGGAAACCTTCATGGCCCGTCTGAACGACCTGGCTAGGGACGGTGAACCATGA
- a CDS encoding ferritin family protein produces the protein MSYAFNADDVFEMAEQIEKNGALFYRQAANDVADPDAKRFLLDLAAMEDDHEKTFAAMRKKLSETEKTATVFDPEGEAAQYLKALADTRVFFEKEIDTTSMQAILKAAILAEKDSIVFYLGMKDLVPGELGQSHLDNIIKEEMSHINLLSRRLVATKS, from the coding sequence ATGAGCTACGCTTTCAATGCGGACGATGTATTTGAAATGGCCGAACAGATCGAAAAAAACGGTGCCCTTTTTTACCGGCAGGCGGCCAACGATGTTGCCGACCCGGACGCCAAACGGTTTCTTCTGGATCTGGCGGCCATGGAAGACGATCACGAGAAAACCTTCGCGGCCATGAGAAAAAAACTTTCTGAAACGGAAAAAACCGCGACGGTTTTCGACCCCGAAGGCGAAGCCGCACAATACCTCAAAGCACTGGCGGATACCCGTGTTTTCTTTGAAAAAGAGATTGACACGACGTCCATGCAGGCAATTCTCAAGGCAGCCATCCTGGCTGAAAAGGACTCGATCGTTTTCTATCTGGGAATGAAGGACCTGGTGCCCGGTGAACTGGGCCAGTCCCACTTGGACAACATCATCAAGGAAGAAATGTCGCACATCAATCTTCTCAGTCGGCGTCTGGTCGCCACCAAGTCGTGA
- the tpx gene encoding thiol peroxidase gives MAETAFKGTPVTLAGEIPQPGAVAPDFRLVGKDLSDVALTDYAGKTVILNVFPSIDTQVCAMSVRKFNAEIANFDNAVVICVSADLPFAHGRFCGAEGLDHVITASTFRSSDFGETYGLRIADGPLAGLMARAVLVIDGQGKVAYSQLVPDISQEPDYETALACLSNEEVLQACTASFTAEHSRSLADDGPCDDGRAGG, from the coding sequence ATGGCTGAAACCGCTTTTAAAGGAACTCCCGTTACATTGGCCGGCGAAATTCCCCAACCCGGAGCCGTGGCACCGGATTTCCGCCTGGTCGGCAAAGATCTGTCCGATGTTGCGTTAACGGACTACGCGGGGAAAACCGTTATACTCAATGTGTTTCCGAGCATCGATACACAGGTTTGCGCCATGTCCGTGAGAAAATTCAACGCCGAGATCGCTAATTTCGACAATGCCGTCGTTATCTGCGTGTCGGCCGATCTGCCTTTTGCCCATGGCCGGTTTTGCGGGGCCGAGGGACTGGACCACGTGATCACCGCATCGACGTTCCGCAGTTCCGATTTCGGCGAGACATACGGCCTGCGCATTGCCGATGGGCCGCTGGCCGGTCTGATGGCCCGAGCCGTTCTTGTGATCGACGGGCAGGGCAAAGTGGCCTACTCGCAGCTGGTGCCCGACATCTCCCAGGAGCCGGATTACGAAACGGCCCTGGCCTGCCTGTCCAATGAAGAGGTCTTGCAGGCCTGCACGGCCAGCTTCACTGCGGAACATTCACGGTCGCTGGCCGATGACGGCCCCTGCGATGATGGCCGGGCCGGCGGCTGA
- a CDS encoding VOC family protein gives MPCYTGINHLAMVTGDMDATIRFWRDLLEMRLVAGLGSKGYRHYFLEISEHDMIAFFEWPEVKAVTEKDHGVPVKGPVVFDHVSIGVADDEDLWEIKDRLEAADFWVSEVIDHGFIHSIYAFDPNGIPIEFSAPCPDVDVRRHPQMHDRHPTKTALEGSEPHPGKWPAVVRRTPSDDRMIYPGEGVVFADDGKGSGG, from the coding sequence ATGCCTTGCTACACCGGAATCAATCACCTTGCCATGGTTACCGGAGACATGGACGCCACCATCCGGTTCTGGCGGGACCTTCTTGAAATGCGTCTGGTGGCCGGACTGGGCAGCAAAGGCTATCGGCACTATTTTCTGGAGATTTCCGAACATGACATGATTGCGTTTTTCGAATGGCCGGAGGTCAAGGCCGTTACCGAAAAAGACCACGGGGTACCGGTAAAGGGCCCCGTCGTCTTCGATCATGTTTCCATTGGCGTTGCCGATGACGAGGACCTGTGGGAGATTAAGGACCGGCTGGAAGCCGCCGATTTTTGGGTGTCCGAGGTGATCGACCACGGCTTTATTCATTCCATTTATGCCTTTGATCCCAACGGGATTCCCATCGAATTCAGTGCGCCTTGCCCCGATGTGGATGTACGACGCCATCCTCAGATGCATGATCGCCATCCGACGAAAACCGCTTTGGAAGGATCCGAACCCCATCCGGGAAAATGGCCGGCCGTCGTTCGTCGCACCCCTTCAGACGATCGGATGATTTATCCAGGCGAAGGGGTGGTGTTTGCAGATGACGGGAAGGGATCAGGTGGCTGA
- the trxA gene encoding thioredoxin has protein sequence MTDERVMIKCRNCGARNRIPVARLNDGPRCGRCKTPFPAIATPSRPVVVTDRTFADEVLASPLPVLLDCWASWCAPCGAMAPVLDDLARSYTGRLKVAKLNVDQNPVTASRYNVMSLPTLLFFRDGKVVDTAAGALPKQEVERYLYRFLAG, from the coding sequence ATGACCGATGAACGCGTAATGATCAAATGCCGCAACTGCGGTGCCCGCAACCGTATTCCCGTCGCACGGCTTAACGACGGCCCCCGTTGCGGCCGCTGCAAGACTCCGTTTCCAGCCATCGCGACGCCCAGCCGGCCGGTCGTGGTTACCGACCGCACCTTTGCCGACGAGGTGCTGGCCAGCCCCTTGCCCGTTTTGCTGGACTGCTGGGCCTCCTGGTGCGCGCCGTGCGGCGCCATGGCCCCGGTCCTGGACGATCTGGCGAGAAGCTACACGGGACGGCTGAAAGTCGCCAAGCTCAATGTGGACCAGAACCCGGTCACCGCCAGCCGTTACAATGTGATGAGCCTGCCGACGCTGCTGTTTTTCCGGGACGGGAAGGTGGTGGATACGGCCGCCGGCGCCCTGCCGAAACAGGAGGTCGAACGATACCTCTATCGCTTTCTGGCCGGGTAG
- a CDS encoding TIGR01777 family oxidoreductase, which translates to MKIVVTGASGFVGTALSRFLLEQGHTVTGLGTSRESGLESDAGFEWIRADTTRPGKWQEAVADADGVVNLAGRTIFKRWTRAYKSQIVESRLKTTGHIVSAMTGENRVLLSTSAVGYYGSRGDELLDEQARAGDDFLARLSVDWEKAALAAEQKGVRVAIMRFGVVLGAGGGALSRMVPAFRSFAGGPLGNGRQWFSWIHLTDLLGAVRFLIENGNSQGVYNFCAPGAVRQKTFARSLGRVLGRPALVPAPSIALRLMMGEMANMLLVSQRVVPQRLIEEGFTFRFPDVDGALADLLKASP; encoded by the coding sequence ATGAAGATTGTCGTCACCGGAGCATCGGGGTTCGTGGGAACGGCCTTGTCCCGCTTTTTGCTGGAACAGGGCCATACGGTGACCGGTCTGGGAACGTCCCGGGAGTCCGGGCTGGAATCGGATGCCGGATTTGAGTGGATCCGTGCGGATACCACCCGCCCCGGAAAATGGCAGGAGGCGGTCGCCGATGCCGATGGGGTGGTCAACCTGGCCGGCCGGACCATTTTCAAGCGCTGGACCCGGGCCTACAAGAGCCAGATTGTTGAAAGCCGCCTGAAAACTACTGGCCATATTGTCAGTGCCATGACCGGCGAAAACAGAGTTCTTCTCAGCACCTCGGCGGTCGGGTATTACGGCAGCCGGGGAGACGAACTTCTCGATGAACAGGCAAGGGCGGGAGACGATTTTCTGGCCCGCCTGTCCGTGGACTGGGAAAAGGCGGCCCTGGCGGCGGAGCAGAAAGGCGTCCGGGTTGCCATCATGCGTTTCGGTGTGGTGCTGGGCGCCGGCGGCGGTGCGCTGTCCCGGATGGTGCCGGCATTCCGATCCTTTGCCGGTGGGCCTTTGGGCAACGGGCGCCAGTGGTTCTCCTGGATCCATCTGACCGATCTGTTGGGCGCCGTCCGGTTCCTGATCGAAAACGGTAACTCCCAAGGCGTTTATAATTTCTGCGCGCCGGGAGCGGTCCGGCAAAAGACGTTTGCCCGGTCCCTGGGAAGGGTGCTGGGGCGCCCGGCTCTGGTGCCGGCACCTTCCATCGCCCTGCGGCTGATGATGGGGGAGATGGCTAACATGCTGCTTGTCAGCCAGCGGGTCGTTCCCCAACGGTTGATCGAAGAAGGTTTCACCTTCCGGTTTCCGGATGTGGACGGTGCACTAGCGGACCTGCTGAAGGCGTCGCCATGA
- a CDS encoding SagB/ThcOx family dehydrogenase, which produces MNDSASTAAGYHRATSYRRHRIPPHALDWANQPALVKDYSGLPRIPLPRNLELPRVDYFTRACRPEPECRTPDVAPNFNQIAAILQLSHGVTARAVHSGQPFYYRSVASAGALYPSELYLAAYESDGLHAGLYHYDPLGFSLTELRRQPLPAIPKVDRPVAASFYITGIFFRSAWKYRSRAYRYVLLDAGHLLENLRLALGALNQRFSIHLDFDDEQTANLLGLDPEREVCLACIHLHTDADKGLQPAASIELEPSGVDIRRASRVSGREASYSEILNLHRAGSGGGSVDSSSPMLVTHGQPLARIDLAPSDSPVAADYTQVLGRRRSRRNFISADVSRENFMTFAETMVQSMGARSGMPAACRSALAAGILASENMPVPPGFYLLDPKKRQLEQQLTGLLIQDMAAACLDQMWLKHAGLHLLFLTDPAFLDELWGARGYRYAMIEAGRLGQQAYLAATALGWGACGIGAIYDREAADLLGLTENGALVYLVGIGPVKTNVGKTR; this is translated from the coding sequence ATGAACGATTCGGCTTCAACGGCCGCCGGCTACCACCGGGCAACCAGCTACCGGCGCCACCGGATTCCGCCCCATGCCCTGGACTGGGCCAACCAGCCGGCCCTGGTCAAAGACTACTCCGGGCTGCCCCGCATTCCCCTGCCCCGGAACCTTGAACTGCCGCGGGTCGATTATTTCACCCGGGCCTGCCGTCCAGAGCCCGAATGTCGCACCCCCGACGTTGCCCCGAATTTTAACCAGATCGCCGCGATCCTGCAGTTAAGCCATGGGGTGACCGCTCGCGCGGTGCATTCCGGCCAGCCCTTCTACTATCGCAGCGTGGCCTCGGCCGGGGCCCTGTATCCGTCCGAACTCTACCTGGCGGCCTACGAAAGTGACGGTCTGCATGCGGGGCTGTACCACTACGATCCCCTTGGTTTTTCCCTGACCGAACTTCGCAGGCAGCCGTTGCCGGCGATACCCAAAGTGGATCGGCCGGTTGCGGCCAGCTTCTACATCACCGGTATTTTTTTTCGCAGCGCCTGGAAATACCGCAGCCGGGCGTACCGCTATGTCCTGCTGGATGCCGGCCATCTGCTGGAGAACCTGCGCCTGGCCCTTGGTGCGTTGAACCAACGCTTTTCCATCCATCTCGATTTCGACGACGAGCAGACAGCGAACCTGCTGGGCCTGGACCCCGAGCGTGAGGTGTGCCTGGCCTGCATTCATCTGCACACCGACGCCGACAAAGGTCTGCAGCCCGCCGCTTCCATCGAACTGGAGCCGTCGGGCGTCGACATTCGACGGGCATCCCGGGTGTCCGGCCGGGAGGCATCCTATTCGGAGATTCTGAACCTCCATCGGGCCGGAAGCGGAGGCGGGTCGGTTGATTCTTCCTCGCCAATGCTGGTGACCCATGGTCAGCCGTTGGCAAGAATCGATCTGGCGCCGTCGGATTCTCCGGTTGCGGCAGACTACACGCAGGTATTGGGACGGCGCCGCTCCCGCCGCAACTTTATTTCCGCCGACGTGTCCCGTGAGAACTTCATGACCTTTGCGGAAACCATGGTCCAGAGCATGGGGGCCCGATCCGGCATGCCGGCAGCCTGCCGGTCGGCGCTGGCCGCCGGTATCCTGGCAAGCGAGAACATGCCCGTGCCGCCCGGTTTCTACCTGCTGGATCCGAAAAAGCGCCAATTGGAGCAACAGCTCACGGGGTTGCTCATCCAAGACATGGCGGCGGCCTGCCTGGATCAGATGTGGCTCAAGCATGCCGGCCTGCACCTGCTGTTTTTGACCGACCCGGCATTTCTGGACGAGCTTTGGGGCGCCCGCGGCTATCGCTATGCCATGATCGAAGCCGGACGCTTAGGCCAGCAGGCCTACCTTGCGGCCACGGCCCTGGGGTGGGGTGCCTGCGGCATCGGCGCCATTTACGACCGGGAGGCCGCGGATCTTCTCGGCCTGACGGAAAACGGCGCCCTGGTGTATCTGGTTGGCATCGGGCCGGTTAAAACGAATGTTGGCAAAACGCGTTGA